In the genome of Croceimicrobium hydrocarbonivorans, one region contains:
- a CDS encoding CCA tRNA nucleotidyltransferase: MQKALDHPIFRTLGEAADHLGVEAYVIGGYVRDLILQRKEPKDIDVVAVGSGIELAQEVAKRLGGRKVNVFKNFGTAQIKLSKEDLELEFVGARRESYQRDSRKPIVEDGSREDDQKRRDFTINALALSLNKENYGELLDPFGGIQDLNEGIIRTPLDPEITFSDDPLRMMRAIRFASQLDFTITDECLQAIHNQNQRLEIISMERIVDELHKIMASPKPSKGLILLYRTGLLQHFLPEVVDLAGVEELEGQSHKDNFYHTAIVVDNVAARSENIWLRYAALFHDIGKPPTKKFVKGTGWTFHSHEFVGSKMVRKIFRRLKLPLGEPMKYVQKMVLLSSRPQAVAEEQATDSAARRLLFDAGEDIDELMILCESDLTTRNEKKKKRYLAKYQEVRDKLIEVEEKDRLRQFQPPVDGMEIMQIFDLKPGPEIGNLKSAVKDAILDGEIENDREQALRFLYDKARSMGLEPKQDHEH, from the coding sequence ATGCAAAAAGCACTGGATCATCCTATATTTCGCACGCTGGGCGAAGCAGCAGACCATCTGGGTGTAGAGGCCTATGTGATAGGAGGCTATGTTCGTGATTTAATCTTGCAGCGGAAAGAACCCAAAGATATTGATGTAGTAGCCGTAGGCTCCGGGATTGAATTGGCCCAGGAAGTAGCTAAGCGGCTCGGGGGCCGAAAGGTGAACGTCTTTAAAAACTTTGGTACGGCTCAAATTAAACTGAGCAAGGAAGATTTGGAATTGGAATTTGTGGGAGCGCGACGCGAATCCTATCAGCGCGACAGCCGCAAACCTATAGTGGAAGATGGCAGTCGTGAAGATGACCAAAAACGCCGCGACTTCACCATCAATGCCCTGGCGCTAAGCCTCAACAAAGAAAATTATGGTGAACTCCTCGATCCCTTTGGGGGCATTCAGGATTTGAATGAGGGTATTATCCGTACTCCCTTAGATCCCGAAATCACTTTTAGCGATGATCCCTTACGGATGATGCGCGCCATTCGCTTTGCTAGCCAATTGGACTTCACCATTACCGATGAGTGCTTGCAAGCGATTCACAATCAAAATCAGCGATTGGAGATCATCAGCATGGAGCGCATTGTAGATGAACTCCATAAAATTATGGCCTCTCCCAAGCCTTCCAAAGGTTTAATCCTCCTCTATCGCACGGGATTATTGCAACACTTCCTACCTGAGGTTGTAGACCTGGCAGGTGTGGAAGAATTGGAAGGACAGAGTCATAAAGACAATTTTTATCATACCGCCATTGTGGTTGATAATGTTGCTGCTCGCAGTGAAAACATTTGGTTGCGCTATGCAGCCCTCTTCCATGATATTGGCAAACCACCCACCAAGAAATTTGTGAAGGGCACCGGCTGGACTTTCCACAGCCATGAGTTTGTAGGCTCTAAAATGGTGAGGAAGATCTTCCGCCGTTTAAAACTGCCATTGGGTGAACCCATGAAATATGTGCAGAAAATGGTGTTGTTGAGTTCTCGTCCCCAGGCAGTGGCGGAGGAACAAGCAACCGACTCTGCAGCCCGCCGGCTTTTATTCGATGCCGGAGAAGATATTGATGAATTAATGATTCTTTGTGAGTCGGATTTAACCACTCGCAATGAAAAGAAGAAAAAGCGCTACTTGGCTAAATATCAAGAGGTTCGCGATAAGTTAATCGAAGTGGAAGAAAAGGACCGCTTGCGTCAGTTTCAACCTCCGGTGGATGGCATGGAAATCATGCAAATCTTTGATTTAAAGCCCGGTCCGGAAATTGGAAACTTGAAAAGCGCGGTTAAGGATGCTATCTTAGACGGAGAAATCGAAAACGATCGCGAACAAGCCCTGCGCTTTTTATACGATAAAGCCCGTTCTATGGGCCTAGAACCAAAACAAGATCATGAGCATTAA
- a CDS encoding IS1096 element passenger TnpR family protein, producing MSIKIRVVLDWEEEDVLRDLLVPADLNLDQLHLAILQSFQLSPGEMASFYHSNEDWEQGHEIPLMPFDERQTSMKDLQVQHVLGEEGDRLLYVYDFLEMWTFFLEVLSAEGPETERSKVVLIQGMRPEEAPKRPEAQGSNDLFADLDLDLDEFDDFDDYQE from the coding sequence ATGAGCATTAAAATACGAGTGGTCCTCGACTGGGAGGAAGAAGATGTATTACGTGACCTTCTCGTACCCGCAGACCTTAATTTAGATCAACTACACTTAGCTATCCTGCAAAGCTTTCAGCTTAGTCCGGGTGAAATGGCTAGTTTCTATCATAGTAACGAAGATTGGGAACAGGGGCATGAAATCCCCTTAATGCCTTTTGATGAGCGCCAAACCAGCATGAAAGACTTGCAGGTGCAGCATGTATTGGGTGAAGAGGGCGATCGATTGCTCTATGTATATGATTTTCTGGAGATGTGGACTTTCTTCCTGGAGGTATTATCTGCTGAAGGCCCGGAAACAGAGCGTAGCAAAGTGGTATTAATTCAAGGGATGCGACCAGAGGAGGCCCCTAAAAGACCCGAGGCCCAAGGGTCTAATGATCTATTTGCTGATCTGGACCTGGACCTCGATGAATTTGACGATTTTGACGACTATCAAGAGTAG
- a CDS encoding ABC transporter ATP-binding protein yields the protein MDTVLKLEKLSKHYGRIKAVNEVSFAVPKGSVFGILGPNGSGKTTTLGMILGVIQPLSGSFSWFDNLSPQEAKKHIGALLETPNFYPYMTARQNLTLAAKVKQIKEPNIEEVLEQVKLLDRADDKFKTYSLGMKQRLAIASALLGNPEVLVLDEPTNGLDPRGIAEVRQLILDIAARGITVLMASHILAEVEKVCEHVVVLQNGVLRFEGLASELSGDAALLRIKASDDSQLEELLTQHPQIQNIHRDGHFFDLEIDPELKAEDLNQWLAERQIFLNHLEIKQAGLEEGFLKLIDS from the coding sequence TTGGATACCGTCTTAAAGCTCGAAAAGCTCAGCAAGCATTATGGCCGCATCAAAGCGGTAAACGAAGTTAGTTTCGCGGTCCCCAAGGGAAGTGTTTTTGGGATTCTTGGTCCTAATGGCAGCGGAAAAACTACCACCTTGGGAATGATTCTAGGGGTAATTCAGCCTCTATCCGGCTCCTTTTCTTGGTTTGATAATTTATCACCTCAAGAAGCGAAGAAGCATATAGGCGCCCTGTTGGAAACGCCTAATTTCTATCCTTATATGACGGCCCGTCAAAATCTGACTCTGGCCGCCAAGGTGAAGCAAATCAAAGAACCCAATATTGAAGAAGTACTCGAACAAGTTAAGCTCTTAGATAGAGCAGATGATAAGTTCAAGACCTATTCCCTGGGCATGAAACAACGCCTGGCTATAGCTTCAGCCCTTTTAGGAAATCCTGAAGTTTTGGTTTTAGATGAGCCTACTAATGGCTTAGACCCCAGAGGTATCGCTGAAGTTCGTCAGCTTATTCTGGATATCGCCGCAAGGGGAATTACCGTGCTCATGGCCAGTCACATTTTAGCCGAGGTAGAAAAGGTTTGTGAGCATGTAGTAGTATTGCAAAATGGAGTATTACGCTTCGAAGGATTAGCTTCTGAATTATCAGGGGATGCCGCTTTATTGCGCATTAAAGCCAGTGACGATTCTCAATTGGAAGAACTACTGACCCAGCATCCACAAATTCAAAACATTCATAGAGATGGGCATTTCTTCGATTTGGAGATTGATCCCGAATTAAAAGCAGAAGACCTCAATCAATGGCTAGCTGAACGCCAGATTTTCCTCAATCATCTGGAGATTAAGCAAGCGGGCTTAGAAGAAGGATTTTTAAAACTGATCGACTCATGA
- a CDS encoding ABC transporter permease, with amino-acid sequence MMRLIAIEWYKLRTHRFFWWGMGLFLVLLSVLLWTFGKIPLPGGGPKAEDAADAGLAMMLLPRTFEEAGFYRLPLIWQNATFWASFFKFIPAFLLLFFVSSEFEYRTYRQNIIDGLSVGQFFLSKVFTLVLFSVLSTIVVGITIVVLAYANNDMADANLWAESSFLIGYFMETFFILCMALFLGFLTKKSVITIVILIMYYYVVEQFLGYWLSEPGEAFFDYLPTRPSRGLVPEPISRILDFFGQQEAPSLNWHMWWVSLAYSLVFLFSSYFLIRKRDL; translated from the coding sequence ATGATGCGTCTCATTGCAATTGAATGGTATAAGCTGCGTACCCACCGTTTTTTCTGGTGGGGCATGGGTCTTTTCCTGGTATTATTATCGGTCTTACTCTGGACCTTCGGTAAAATTCCCCTTCCAGGTGGAGGGCCTAAAGCTGAAGATGCTGCTGATGCCGGTTTGGCTATGATGCTGCTCCCTCGAACTTTCGAAGAAGCGGGTTTTTATCGTTTACCATTGATCTGGCAAAATGCCACCTTCTGGGCCAGTTTCTTCAAGTTTATTCCGGCTTTCTTGCTGCTCTTTTTTGTGAGCTCCGAATTTGAATACCGTACCTATCGTCAAAATATTATTGACGGCCTTTCCGTAGGTCAGTTTTTCTTATCTAAGGTTTTTACCCTGGTGCTCTTCTCTGTACTCAGCACCATCGTTGTAGGAATTACCATTGTGGTTTTGGCTTATGCCAATAATGATATGGCCGATGCGAATCTTTGGGCTGAAAGCAGTTTCTTGATCGGCTATTTCATGGAAACCTTCTTCATACTCTGTATGGCCTTATTCCTGGGCTTCCTGACTAAAAAGAGTGTGATCACCATTGTAATCCTCATTATGTATTACTACGTGGTAGAGCAGTTTTTAGGCTATTGGCTTAGCGAGCCCGGTGAGGCCTTTTTCGATTACCTCCCTACCCGACCTTCTCGGGGCCTGGTACCGGAACCCATAAGTCGTATTCTCGATTTCTTTGGTCAGCAAGAAGCACCTAGCTTAAACTGGCATATGTGGTGGGTTTCTCTGGCTTACAGTTTGGTATTTCTGTTTAGTTCTTATTTCTTGATCCGCAAAAGAGACCTTTAA
- a CDS encoding ion transporter — MLEPAEKDWRKKWYHIIFESDTPAGRRFDVLLLIAILSSLLVIMLESVPKLRAQYQEQFVMLEWFFTVLFSIEYLVRLAIVKRPITYVWSFYGIIDLVSTLPSYLAMVLGGAQYFIVIRSLRLLRVFRVLKMVRFIGEANVLGTALRASRHKIAVFLIAVICINFIMGTVMYLVEGPENGFKSIPVSIYWCIVTLTTVGYGDISPATPLGQFIASVIMIMGYGVIAVPTGIVTSEITRSQSKEESSNSKSCSNCNAEGLPMQAKYCQHCGAEL; from the coding sequence ATGCTGGAACCCGCAGAAAAAGACTGGAGAAAGAAATGGTATCACATTATTTTCGAATCCGACACCCCCGCAGGTCGACGATTCGATGTACTCCTCTTAATCGCCATTTTAAGCAGTCTGCTGGTAATTATGCTGGAAAGCGTACCGAAACTTCGAGCCCAGTATCAGGAGCAATTTGTGATGCTGGAATGGTTTTTCACCGTCCTCTTTTCCATTGAATACTTAGTACGTTTGGCCATCGTTAAACGCCCCATAACTTATGTATGGAGCTTTTATGGCATTATCGATTTGGTTTCTACCCTACCCTCCTATTTAGCCATGGTTTTAGGAGGGGCCCAATATTTCATTGTGATACGCAGTTTGCGATTATTGCGGGTTTTCCGAGTGCTGAAAATGGTGCGCTTTATTGGCGAAGCCAATGTATTGGGAACGGCATTGCGGGCATCACGACATAAAATTGCGGTTTTCCTCATTGCCGTAATCTGCATCAACTTTATCATGGGCACCGTCATGTACCTCGTTGAAGGCCCGGAGAATGGCTTTAAGAGTATTCCTGTAAGCATCTATTGGTGTATCGTAACCCTTACTACTGTAGGCTATGGCGATATTAGTCCTGCTACTCCCCTTGGGCAATTCATTGCCTCGGTGATTATGATTATGGGCTATGGTGTGATTGCCGTACCCACCGGGATTGTTACCTCAGAAATCACTCGCAGCCAAAGCAAGGAAGAATCCAGCAATAGTAAAAGCTGTTCCAATTGTAATGCAGAGGGCCTCCCTATGCAAGCCAAATACTGTCAGCACTGTGGCGCAGAACTTTAA
- the miaA gene encoding tRNA (adenosine(37)-N6)-dimethylallyltransferase MiaA gives MAQNFKKSIWCIAGPTAVGKTSVAINLAEALGTEILSFDSRQFYREIPIGTAAPNEEEQKRVKHHFILDRSVKDEFNAAAFAEDAAIRIAELHQKYDTLILVGGSGLYLKALIEGFDEMPEVAAGIREELQLELETKGLECLQHELRSSDPDYYAQMDIQNPQRLIRALEVIRSSGQPYSSFRNQAKKQLPYTVRKIGLELDRSELYDRINRRVGLMVSEGLLEEARPLIDLKELNALQTVGYKELFPYFEGAYDLEFALDEIRKNSRRYAKRQMTWFRREQNMEWYHPKDWEKILMNKA, from the coding sequence GTGGCGCAGAACTTTAAAAAATCAATCTGGTGCATAGCTGGTCCTACCGCCGTGGGAAAAACCTCGGTGGCAATAAATCTGGCTGAAGCACTTGGAACGGAAATTCTTTCCTTCGACTCCCGACAGTTTTACCGCGAAATTCCCATTGGAACGGCAGCTCCCAACGAGGAAGAGCAAAAGCGGGTTAAGCACCACTTCATTTTAGACCGTAGTGTAAAAGATGAGTTTAATGCGGCCGCTTTCGCGGAAGATGCCGCCATTCGCATTGCTGAACTACATCAGAAATACGATACCCTTATTTTGGTAGGTGGCAGTGGGCTCTATCTTAAAGCCTTAATTGAAGGTTTTGATGAAATGCCTGAGGTGGCAGCTGGAATCCGTGAAGAACTCCAATTAGAGTTGGAAACTAAAGGCTTAGAATGCTTGCAGCATGAACTGCGATCCAGCGACCCCGACTACTATGCACAAATGGATATTCAAAATCCCCAGCGCTTGATTCGAGCTTTGGAAGTGATTCGCAGTAGCGGCCAGCCCTACAGTTCCTTTCGCAATCAAGCTAAGAAGCAATTACCCTATACAGTTCGCAAAATTGGTTTGGAACTCGATAGAAGCGAACTCTACGATCGCATCAACCGACGGGTGGGATTAATGGTATCTGAAGGACTCTTGGAAGAAGCTCGTCCTCTTATTGATTTAAAAGAACTCAATGCACTACAAACCGTAGGTTATAAGGAGCTCTTCCCTTACTTTGAAGGAGCCTACGATTTAGAGTTTGCCTTGGATGAAATTCGAAAAAACAGTCGGCGTTATGCCAAGCGACAAATGACCTGGTTTCGCAGAGAGCAAAATATGGAATGGTATCATCCCAAGGATTGGGAAAAGATCTTAATGAATAAAGCTTGA
- the lpxK gene encoding tetraacyldisaccharide 4'-kinase, with the protein MNPALKILLRPFGMLYDLVTTARNRAFDEGRLESYQSAVPTIAIGNLSMGGTGKTPFTEFLIQQLSAEPKAVVSRGYGRKSKGLLEVKPKGSAEDFGDEALQIAQKFPVRVWVSEKRKFGVQAAEAAGSKLILLDDAFQHRYVKAHRYLMLSRFDQPFFNDHVVPAGYLRESRKGAERADFVIFTKCPAKLNEALKQSYVQATARYTKAQVLFSELKYGKIRDQFGKELEARKALHLITGIADTKAMIEYLEKEYPILKNNSYPDHHAFTETELKTHLAEAKKAQAALLCTDKDRVKLGPLLAGIEADYPLYSLPVEPIFSAADQSLLLSDLESLFS; encoded by the coding sequence TTGAATCCAGCCCTGAAAATACTATTGCGCCCTTTTGGCATGCTTTACGATCTGGTTACCACCGCTCGTAACCGAGCCTTTGATGAGGGTAGATTGGAAAGCTATCAAAGTGCGGTGCCCACTATCGCCATTGGCAATTTAAGTATGGGGGGAACGGGTAAAACTCCCTTTACAGAATTTTTAATCCAGCAGCTTAGTGCAGAACCCAAAGCAGTAGTTTCTAGAGGCTATGGTCGTAAGTCTAAAGGTTTGTTAGAAGTAAAACCAAAGGGAAGTGCAGAAGACTTTGGTGACGAAGCCCTACAAATTGCCCAAAAGTTTCCGGTACGGGTTTGGGTATCTGAAAAGCGTAAGTTTGGCGTGCAAGCTGCCGAAGCCGCTGGATCGAAACTTATCTTGCTCGACGATGCCTTTCAACATCGCTATGTAAAAGCCCATCGATATTTGATGCTCAGCCGCTTTGATCAGCCTTTCTTTAATGATCATGTGGTGCCGGCTGGCTATTTACGTGAATCTCGCAAGGGGGCCGAAAGGGCCGACTTTGTCATCTTCACCAAATGCCCGGCGAAATTAAATGAGGCCCTAAAACAAAGTTATGTGCAGGCCACAGCACGCTATACCAAGGCTCAGGTATTATTCAGTGAATTGAAATACGGCAAGATTCGTGATCAATTTGGAAAGGAATTGGAAGCTAGGAAAGCTTTGCATCTGATAACCGGAATTGCCGATACCAAAGCAATGATCGAATATTTGGAAAAGGAATATCCCATTTTAAAAAACAATTCCTACCCTGATCATCATGCCTTTACGGAAACCGAGCTGAAGACGCATCTGGCGGAAGCCAAAAAAGCCCAAGCCGCCTTATTATGCACCGATAAAGATCGGGTGAAACTAGGTCCATTATTAGCAGGCATTGAAGCTGATTATCCCTTATACAGCCTTCCGGTAGAACCCATTTTCAGCGCTGCAGACCAAAGCTTGCTTTTAAGTGACCTAGAGTCCCTATTTTCCTAA
- the gatB gene encoding Asp-tRNA(Asn)/Glu-tRNA(Gln) amidotransferase subunit GatB has product MAKNEVSADLRAQYEPVIGIEIHVQLNTRSKAYSSDPTEYGASPNTQTSPITLGHPGTLPMFNEGALKAAVKLGLAVGAQIREVNEFARKNYFYADLPKGYQITQDKTPICNGGFIEVKDDDGNPKRINLTRIHMEEDSGKSSHDIDPFNTLIDLNRAGVPLLEIVTEPDFRSGEEAYQYLTEMQRLVRYLDISDGNMEEGSLRCDVNISVRKVGAEKFGTRVEVKNMNSFRNVQKAIDYEVHRHIALIESGGKVTQQTFTYDAARAKTQLLRDKEDAHDYRYFNEPDLQPVIVSEEYVSGMKEQMPPLPKELFAKYREHGLSEYDASLLTDSKEIALFYEQIIEHTDNYKSAANWIMGSIKSWLNEKAAHINDFPLKAEQIAQLIALVDEGKVSNTAATGELFKALLAEPEKTAAQLAEEKNLIQESNTDELQGWVDAALAKYPDKVAEYKAGKKGLTGLFMGEVMKLSRGKADPKLASKLVQESLEK; this is encoded by the coding sequence ATGGCGAAAAATGAAGTATCGGCCGATTTAAGGGCCCAATACGAACCGGTTATCGGTATCGAAATCCACGTTCAGCTTAATACGCGGAGTAAAGCCTACTCTTCGGATCCTACCGAATATGGGGCTTCTCCCAATACCCAAACTAGTCCGATTACCCTCGGACATCCGGGAACTTTGCCCATGTTTAATGAAGGGGCATTGAAAGCCGCGGTTAAATTAGGTTTAGCAGTGGGTGCGCAAATTCGTGAAGTGAATGAATTTGCCCGTAAAAACTATTTCTATGCTGACCTTCCTAAAGGCTATCAGATTACTCAGGATAAAACTCCGATTTGTAATGGTGGCTTTATTGAGGTTAAAGATGATGATGGCAATCCCAAGCGCATTAATCTTACGCGTATCCACATGGAAGAGGATTCGGGTAAAAGCTCGCATGATATTGACCCCTTCAATACCTTAATTGACCTGAACCGGGCCGGTGTTCCCCTATTGGAGATTGTTACCGAACCCGATTTCCGTTCGGGCGAAGAAGCCTACCAATACCTCACTGAAATGCAGCGTTTAGTGCGCTACCTCGACATTAGTGATGGTAATATGGAAGAGGGTAGTTTGCGTTGCGACGTAAATATCTCCGTACGCAAAGTGGGCGCAGAAAAATTCGGTACCCGCGTAGAGGTGAAAAACATGAACTCCTTCCGGAATGTACAGAAGGCCATCGATTATGAGGTGCACCGCCATATTGCCCTAATCGAATCCGGAGGTAAGGTTACTCAGCAAACCTTTACCTATGATGCGGCACGCGCCAAAACCCAATTACTGCGGGACAAAGAAGATGCGCATGATTACCGCTATTTTAATGAACCCGACTTACAACCGGTAATTGTAAGTGAAGAATATGTGAGTGGAATGAAGGAGCAGATGCCTCCCCTTCCCAAAGAACTTTTTGCTAAGTATCGTGAGCATGGCTTAAGCGAATACGATGCCTCCTTACTTACTGATAGTAAGGAAATAGCCTTGTTTTACGAGCAAATCATTGAGCATACCGACAATTATAAGTCGGCCGCCAACTGGATTATGGGTAGCATTAAATCCTGGTTGAATGAAAAAGCCGCTCACATCAATGATTTCCCTTTAAAGGCCGAGCAAATTGCACAGTTAATCGCCTTAGTTGATGAAGGTAAAGTGAGTAATACCGCTGCTACTGGTGAATTATTCAAAGCCTTATTAGCGGAGCCCGAAAAAACGGCTGCACAATTAGCAGAAGAAAAGAACTTAATTCAGGAATCCAATACCGACGAGCTACAAGGCTGGGTAGATGCAGCTTTAGCCAAATACCCAGATAAAGTTGCCGAATACAAAGCCGGCAAAAAAGGCCTTACGGGCTTATTTATGGGAGAAGTAATGAAGCTCTCGCGCGGTAAAGCTGATCCGAAATTAGCCAGCAAATTGGTACAAGAATCTTTAGAAAAATAA
- a CDS encoding TlpA family protein disulfide reductase, with product MKKLVSLSLFITLLSACSQTEEGKTDLRISAPGVKQIIIEELPATSDPIAVDTLNSEDGNFELTFAVDSANFYLISTDDGMRIPFFTKGTEQILVELEPMVQEVNRGYNLKGNKESERLQLINTSFQAYIDQVDSLSMLRQQYQDSANSQEIVRRTQKDFENIIDAGTAKYLGLIDEDPANIANLFIFQLNIYNNSFVRAQDHSEYFNRVDSALQAAYPNNAHATTFHAQLEKMREQMAATQAMKARQDAIAVGGPAPEISLPKADGSILSLSDLRGKVVLVDFWAAWCRPCRMTNPQLVKVYNQFKDRGFTILSVSFDGLPNQQSPAQDWQAAIEQDGLVWDNHVSDLQGWNSSAGQTYAIQSIPYTVLVDRDGNIIKKEVNPAELPALLEAIL from the coding sequence ATGAAAAAACTAGTTAGTCTAAGTCTGTTCATCACCTTATTAAGTGCCTGTTCTCAAACAGAGGAAGGCAAAACCGATTTACGCATTAGCGCCCCCGGAGTTAAGCAAATTATTATTGAAGAGCTCCCCGCAACCAGCGATCCTATTGCTGTAGACACCTTAAATTCTGAGGACGGGAATTTCGAACTCACTTTTGCGGTAGACAGCGCCAACTTCTATTTGATTAGTACTGATGATGGCATGCGCATTCCTTTCTTCACCAAAGGAACAGAGCAAATTCTGGTTGAATTGGAGCCTATGGTTCAAGAGGTAAATCGCGGTTACAACCTAAAAGGCAATAAGGAAAGTGAGCGTTTACAGTTGATTAATACTTCTTTCCAAGCTTATATTGATCAGGTAGATAGCTTATCTATGCTACGTCAACAATATCAGGATAGTGCCAATAGCCAGGAAATTGTTCGTCGTACTCAGAAAGACTTTGAAAATATCATTGATGCAGGGACTGCTAAATATCTGGGCTTAATTGATGAGGATCCTGCCAATATCGCCAACCTCTTCATTTTCCAATTGAATATTTACAATAATTCTTTTGTACGGGCTCAAGATCACAGCGAATACTTTAATCGCGTGGATTCTGCTCTGCAAGCCGCCTATCCTAATAATGCGCATGCTACCACATTCCATGCTCAATTGGAAAAAATGCGCGAGCAAATGGCCGCTACGCAAGCTATGAAAGCTCGTCAGGATGCTATTGCCGTGGGTGGACCAGCTCCTGAGATTTCATTACCTAAAGCCGATGGTTCAATCCTAAGCCTTTCTGATTTGCGAGGAAAAGTAGTCTTGGTTGACTTTTGGGCTGCCTGGTGTCGTCCTTGTCGTATGACTAACCCACAATTGGTAAAAGTTTACAATCAATTTAAAGATCGTGGCTTTACTATTTTAAGTGTGTCTTTCGATGGATTACCCAACCAACAAAGCCCAGCTCAAGACTGGCAAGCCGCTATTGAACAAGACGGTTTAGTTTGGGATAATCATGTGAGCGACCTTCAAGGCTGGAACAGCTCAGCCGGACAGACCTATGCAATCCAAAGCATCCCATACACAGTTTTAGTAGACCGCGATGGGAACATCATAAAGAAAGAGGTAAATCCAGCTGAATTACCTGCCTTATTAGAAGCGATCCTTTAA
- the gap gene encoding type I glyceraldehyde-3-phosphate dehydrogenase, which translates to MVRIAINGFGRIGRSLMRVLVHEPQIEVVAINDLASAENLAHLLKYDTTHRLFPEDIQLNEEILNVGKHKIQLSHEAQVSNLNWKDLDLDLIIESTGKYKTSAHLQDHLKQASKVILSAPPQDDMKMIVMGINEESIQAEDRLLSNASCTTNSAAPLIQVVEELCGIQHAFITTVHSYTTDQQLQDGPHKDFRRGRAAAESIVPTTTGAAKAITRIFPHLQGLIGGAGIRVPVPDGSLTDITFTVKKTASVEAVHNAFKAASEGRLKNYLGYTNEPIVSRDVIGSTYSSWYDEELTTALGPMLKVVGWYDNEMGYSHRLRDLILYLKDRF; encoded by the coding sequence ATGGTTCGAATAGCAATTAATGGATTCGGACGCATCGGACGCAGCTTAATGCGGGTTCTGGTGCATGAACCTCAGATTGAGGTTGTGGCAATAAATGATTTGGCTTCGGCCGAGAATCTGGCCCATCTCCTTAAATACGATACTACTCACCGACTTTTCCCAGAGGATATTCAACTGAATGAAGAAATTCTAAACGTTGGTAAGCATAAAATTCAGCTTTCTCATGAAGCTCAGGTCTCCAATTTGAATTGGAAAGATTTAGACTTGGACCTAATCATTGAATCTACTGGTAAGTATAAAACCAGTGCCCATCTTCAAGATCATTTAAAACAGGCATCCAAGGTAATTTTAAGTGCTCCACCCCAGGATGATATGAAGATGATAGTAATGGGGATTAACGAAGAAAGCATTCAGGCTGAGGACCGCTTGCTTTCGAATGCTTCTTGCACCACGAATAGTGCAGCACCTCTAATTCAAGTGGTAGAAGAGCTTTGTGGTATCCAACATGCTTTTATCACCACCGTGCATAGCTATACTACCGATCAACAATTGCAGGACGGCCCGCATAAAGATTTTAGAAGGGGCCGAGCTGCCGCCGAATCTATCGTGCCTACCACCACAGGAGCAGCCAAGGCCATAACCCGCATTTTCCCGCATTTACAAGGCCTTATTGGTGGTGCGGGTATTCGGGTGCCAGTTCCGGATGGAAGTTTAACCGACATCACCTTTACCGTAAAAAAAACCGCCTCAGTTGAGGCGGTTCATAATGCTTTTAAAGCGGCTTCCGAAGGGAGACTTAAAAACTATTTGGGCTATACTAACGAACCGATTGTTTCTCGGGACGTAATCGGGAGTACCTATTCCTCTTGGTATGATGAGGAGCTTACCACTGCCTTAGGCCCTATGTTAAAAGTTGTAGGCTGGTACGATAACGAAATGGGCTATTCGCACCGCCTGCGTGACTTAATTCTTTACTTAAAGGATCGCTTCTAA